A segment of the Candidatus Jettenia caeni genome:
ACCAGACCTCCAATAAGGGCAATGCGATATTGTTAACCAATCCATAAAAATTTCGTTGTTCCTCCTCTCCGTAATTTCTTATACTTTTCGTATAATACAGTAATACCATCAAATAAAGATAAGTGAAAAACCTCTATGATGCTAAAACTTCCATGTGCATGTTCTGATGCATCGGTCGTTTTGATCTCATTGGTCTGTGACGGACTAACTCTTCAAGAATCTCTTCATCGGTATAGGTAACCACACTGGGTAACTCATATTCGGGTAATTTTTTTTCTTCCATTTTGTATATCCTTTCCGTAAATAGGAATTTTTTCTGTTTAAACTTTCCGGTCTTATTCAAGTATTTTATCGATTTTAGGAAATCATCTTTATCAAAATATGTACCAGTTAACAGTCAAATTTTGAAATGTTTATTTTTAGAAAATTATTTACATCATAAGTACCATTAAATAATAGATTTAAATAGTTTTTAGCAGGAAAAATAAACTATGAAATTCAGGCAATAGCAGAATAAAATTATCAAACAAAACAATAAAAAGTGTGACGTGACACCAGGGAGTGCCATTGTAAGGTGCGACATGGCACACTATATGGCACAATACAGAGGAAGCAAGATATGAGCAGAGGAGTAAATAGTGATAGCACAATATTGTATTTAAGCACAAATAACCGAAATTGCGATCTGTGGTTCCTGATTCTACCGTTATGAACGGCCGTAATCATCCTCTAATCTGACAATGTCGTCTTCTCCTAAGTAGTTACCGCGCTGGATCTCAATAAATACCAGAGAAGATTGCTCCTGATTTGCTACACGGTGAGCTGCTCCTTTGGGAATATCAATGGCTTGCCCTGATTTAAGCAATATCTCTTTCCCGTCTATAGTTACCGATGCTTTGCCCCCGACCACATTCCAATACTCCTCACGTTGAAAATGTTTTTGGTAGCTAAGCCGGTTTCCCGGCAGAACTGTAATCCTCTTTACCTTATAAGTGGGTTCATCCAACAGCACCTCCCACTTTCCCCAGGGAGGATTAGCATGGTGTGCCCGTGGTCTTTCCATCTCAAGTATCTTCTTGTATACTTTAAGGTAGTCATCCACCATACGATCCTGACTAAAACGATCTTCTACCCATCGGCGACATTGCATCCGATTAATTGTGGAAATGTGTTTCAATCTATTCAATGCATCTTCAATACTTTCAACAATATACCCTGTTTCACAGTCTTTTATAATCTCATGCATGGCGCTTCCTGAAAAAGCAATAACTGGTGTTCCGCATGCCATGGCCTCGATAATGCTCAGATCAAAAGGATCTCCGAAACGAATTGAATGCAAAAAAGCATAGGCGCCACCCAGCAATTTATCCTTAAGTACCTGATCTATCATTCCACAATGAATTATAAGATGATCCCCCTGCTGCGGAAGCACAACATTCTCAAAATAGGTTTGGTCCAAAACATTACCGGTAAGAATAAGTTTCATACCAGATTTCCGGGCAATCTCAATCGCCTCTTCAATACCATTATTTGGATGGATATTACCAAAGGATATAAGATAGTTTTCTTTTTGTTCTTTCAACGTAAATGACTGTAAATCGATACTATCATAAATTGTAGAGATATACTCCAGGCAAGGGTTGCGACTGGCAATACTCGTCGAAACGTAGTAGCTTCGACCTTCGTCTTCCTTAAAAAGAGATAAGATGTCCGAAGAAGGCGCATGAATTGTAGTAACCATCGGAGTATTAATGAGGCAGCGGTAAAAGAGAGGCACGAGATTAAAGTAATTGTGGATTAAATCGAACTCTCCGGCCTTTTTCAACACATTAACCATATGAGAAGATACACAGGCTATAAAGTTAAGGTGGTTTTCTTCTTTACAAGGAATTGAGCAGTTGGGTTCGAGTCGTTCTTTTGTTTCTAAGTCACTGCTGGTAAAGAGTGTGACATCCACTCCCCGTTTTATTAAACCTTCGGATAAGAGTGAAATGGCATTTTTCCTTGAATTGCAAGATTTGTGATGCTGCATGAACCTGCCTGATGGC
Coding sequences within it:
- a CDS encoding mannose-6-phosphate isomerase — encoded protein: MRIAILSPSGRFMQHHKSCNSRKNAISLLSEGLIKRGVDVTLFTSSDLETKERLEPNCSIPCKEENHLNFIACVSSHMVNVLKKAGEFDLIHNYFNLVPLFYRCLINTPMVTTIHAPSSDILSLFKEDEGRSYYVSTSIASRNPCLEYISTIYDSIDLQSFTLKEQKENYLISFGNIHPNNGIEEAIEIARKSGMKLILTGNVLDQTYFENVVLPQQGDHLIIHCGMIDQVLKDKLLGGAYAFLHSIRFGDPFDLSIIEAMACGTPVIAFSGSAMHEIIKDCETGYIVESIEDALNRLKHISTINRMQCRRWVEDRFSQDRMVDDYLKVYKKILEMERPRAHHANPPWGKWEVLLDEPTYKVKRITVLPGNRLSYQKHFQREEYWNVVGGKASVTIDGKEILLKSGQAIDIPKGAAHRVANQEQSSLVFIEIQRGNYLGEDDIVRLEDDYGRS